One Desulfobacterales bacterium DNA window includes the following coding sequences:
- a CDS encoding CBS domain-containing protein: MQIITTHKSTDFDGVASIIAGTILYPGAIPVLPKIINPNVKAFLSIHKDIFEMCSSDDIDFERVDSIVIVDTNSWTRLENMNKLKKRNDIEVILWDHHDGICDINPTWKCQEPSGANITLMLRQIKSQDIALTPMQSTLFLTGVYEDTGNLTFLSTTSEDAYSAGYLLERKADLIIINTFLRPAYGEKQKNILFEMLKNVTRSKVNGFNISFSVLDIAGHINNLSIVVHMYREIVNVDAAFGIFVDDSKAKCIIIGRSNNESLNVGSIMRSMGGGGHPGAGSSLLKSVNPDAIKEWIIELIKGNQEGSVNIKDLMSYPVHTVESSIPMREVMEKLRKKGCTGFPVMEGERIIGVISRRDFTKIIKKSQKDAPVKAFMSTNIITIGSDKSPMEAARIMVKHDIGRLPVIENGKMIGIITRSDAMRYFYDVLPNR, encoded by the coding sequence ATGCAAATAATTACAACTCATAAAAGTACAGATTTTGATGGTGTAGCTTCCATAATAGCTGGTACTATTCTTTATCCTGGAGCTATACCTGTTTTACCTAAGATTATTAATCCTAACGTTAAAGCATTTTTATCTATTCATAAAGATATATTTGAAATGTGCTCATCTGATGATATTGATTTTGAAAGAGTGGACAGCATAGTTATAGTAGATACTAATAGCTGGACTCGTCTTGAAAATATGAATAAACTAAAGAAAAGAAATGATATTGAAGTTATTCTTTGGGATCATCATGATGGAATATGCGATATTAATCCTACATGGAAATGTCAAGAGCCTTCGGGCGCAAATATAACTCTTATGCTTAGACAGATTAAAAGCCAAGACATAGCTTTAACTCCAATGCAGTCAACTTTATTTTTGACAGGTGTATATGAAGATACAGGGAATCTTACCTTTTTATCGACTACATCTGAAGATGCATATTCAGCTGGTTATCTTCTTGAAAGAAAAGCTGATTTAATTATTATAAATACTTTTTTAAGGCCAGCCTATGGGGAGAAGCAGAAAAACATACTTTTTGAAATGTTAAAAAATGTTACTCGCAGTAAAGTAAATGGGTTTAATATAAGTTTTAGTGTGTTAGACATAGCTGGACATATAAATAATCTTTCAATAGTAGTGCATATGTATAGGGAAATTGTTAATGTTGATGCTGCTTTTGGAATATTTGTGGATGATTCTAAGGCAAAATGCATAATTATAGGTAGAAGTAATAATGAAAGTCTCAATGTAGGTTCAATAATGAGAAGCATGGGAGGTGGCGGTCACCCAGGAGCTGGTTCTTCTTTGCTGAAATCAGTTAATCCTGATGCAATAAAAGAATGGATAATTGAGCTTATTAAAGGTAATCAGGAAGGCTCAGTTAATATTAAAGACCTTATGTCTTATCCTGTTCATACAGTTGAATCATCAATTCCAATGCGTGAAGTCATGGAAAAGCTTAGAAAAAAAGGATGCACAGGTTTTCCAGTTATGGAAGGAGAACGAATTATTGGTGTGATTTCAAGAAGAGACTTTACAAAAATAATTAAAAAATCCCAAAAAGATGCTCCAGTAAAAGCATTTATGAGTACTAATATAATAACTATAGGCTCAGACAAAAGCCCGATGGAAGCCGCCAGAATAATGGTTAAACATGATATAGGCAGGCTTCCTGTCATAGAAAATGGAAAAATGATTGGTATTATTACAAGGTCAGATGCTATGCGT